A portion of the Treponema rectale genome contains these proteins:
- a CDS encoding AAA family ATPase gives MSDLFDSAEKDYSHEPLAARMRPVTLDEYVGQDHIVGKGRLLRRAIAADQLTSVIFYGPPGTGKTTLARVIANHTSSAFITLNAVLTGVADIRESIKNAEQQKKLYGRKTILFVDEVHRWNKSQQDALLPWVENGTIILIGATTENPFFEVNKALVSRSRVFQLKPLTKEDLLKAARQALSNKERGYGKYDVQFEDGALEHLVETANGDCRSLLNALELAVETTPEKWPPEAGEKIFISRETAEESIQKKAVLYDRDGDYHYDIISAFIKSLRGRDPDAACYWLARMVKAGEDPHFIFRRMLISACEDTGLADPNAISIVESCARAFDRVGLPEGRYFLAHAALYLSTAPKSNSSMAFFDALHSVETQDADVPNHLKDSSRDAEGFGHGSGYMYPHAYRDHWVAQQYLPGNLTGKIFYNPSTQGYEAKIRDEVLNRRELQIASLLEEEIKNHPENFYTSEYNKNSPQRSATAKSCAEPLSQWWIDQHQSWFKPKEENLTFTPQDRQKNALLDKAERSWRSRLDSNRAELLEKIKTTLLSMSEIYRHSRVLVWNADDALLIFDLCRKTPEGATYGVCRTKKGIEILKTYQNTLDDLDKTKFVLSSGNIFSENNFARTVAQFNDAVFDRVFLRDCFAAKEDIFRCIKVLKENAPLFSEDARILLSQRIPCDSQKLSDLIIEQIVTKDTDTQTLELLKNMQAFDRKFYSSEKTQIYSWDCNFIKQSLSEAGFKFSLKEECLIEKRRISPAEANLWLDSENSLYGKELASEISSAGVDKIRQLLINNISDRIFNWKAANTFWCIKL, from the coding sequence ATGAGCGACCTTTTTGATTCTGCGGAAAAAGATTATTCTCATGAACCACTGGCTGCCAGAATGCGGCCTGTGACTCTTGATGAATATGTCGGACAGGATCATATTGTAGGGAAAGGCCGTCTTTTACGCAGGGCAATAGCAGCAGACCAGCTTACCTCCGTTATTTTTTACGGCCCGCCGGGAACAGGAAAAACCACTCTTGCAAGAGTTATTGCAAACCACACAAGTTCAGCCTTTATAACCCTTAATGCAGTTCTTACAGGAGTTGCAGACATTCGGGAATCCATAAAAAATGCAGAACAGCAGAAAAAACTGTACGGCAGAAAAACAATTCTCTTTGTAGATGAAGTTCACAGATGGAATAAAAGCCAGCAGGATGCCCTTCTTCCATGGGTAGAAAACGGAACCATAATTCTAATCGGTGCAACAACAGAAAACCCGTTCTTTGAAGTAAACAAGGCGCTGGTTTCAAGAAGCCGTGTATTTCAGCTTAAGCCGCTTACAAAAGAAGATCTTCTAAAAGCCGCACGGCAGGCTCTCTCAAATAAGGAACGAGGCTACGGAAAATATGACGTTCAGTTTGAAGACGGAGCACTGGAACATCTTGTAGAAACAGCAAACGGAGACTGCCGCTCTCTTTTAAATGCACTTGAACTGGCAGTAGAAACCACACCGGAAAAGTGGCCGCCTGAAGCTGGAGAAAAAATTTTCATCAGCCGTGAAACAGCAGAAGAATCTATTCAGAAAAAAGCTGTTCTCTATGACAGAGACGGAGACTATCATTACGACATAATCAGTGCCTTCATAAAAAGTTTGAGAGGAAGGGATCCTGATGCAGCCTGCTACTGGCTGGCAAGAATGGTAAAGGCAGGAGAAGACCCTCATTTTATATTCAGGCGCATGCTCATCTCTGCCTGTGAGGACACAGGACTTGCAGATCCTAATGCAATTTCAATAGTAGAAAGTTGTGCCAGAGCCTTTGACAGAGTCGGTCTTCCAGAAGGAAGATATTTTCTTGCTCATGCAGCGCTCTATCTTTCTACAGCACCAAAATCAAATTCCAGCATGGCTTTTTTTGATGCACTGCACTCTGTAGAAACCCAGGATGCCGATGTGCCTAATCACTTAAAAGATTCCAGCAGGGACGCAGAAGGCTTCGGACATGGAAGCGGGTATATGTATCCGCACGCCTACAGAGATCACTGGGTAGCACAACAGTACCTTCCGGGAAACCTGACGGGAAAAATATTTTACAATCCTTCAACACAAGGATATGAAGCAAAAATAAGAGATGAAGTTCTCAACAGAAGGGAACTTCAAATTGCCAGTCTTCTGGAAGAAGAAATCAAAAATCATCCGGAAAACTTTTATACTTCGGAATACAACAAAAATTCACCTCAACGCTCTGCAACTGCCAAAAGCTGCGCTGAACCTTTAAGCCAGTGGTGGATTGATCAGCATCAGAGCTGGTTCAAGCCAAAGGAAGAAAACCTAACATTCACTCCCCAGGACAGGCAGAAAAATGCCCTTCTTGATAAGGCAGAAAGAAGCTGGAGAAGCAGACTTGACTCAAACAGAGCCGAACTTCTTGAAAAAATAAAAACAACCCTTTTATCAATGTCTGAAATCTACAGGCACAGCCGCGTTCTGGTATGGAATGCAGATGATGCCCTGCTTATCTTTGACCTTTGCAGAAAAACACCTGAAGGTGCAACCTATGGTGTATGCAGGACAAAAAAAGGAATTGAAATACTGAAGACCTATCAGAACACCCTGGACGATCTGGATAAAACAAAATTCGTACTGTCTTCCGGGAATATTTTTTCTGAAAACAATTTTGCAAGAACTGTGGCCCAATTTAACGACGCAGTCTTTGACAGAGTTTTTTTACGGGACTGCTTTGCTGCAAAAGAAGACATATTCCGCTGCATTAAAGTATTAAAAGAAAATGCCCCTCTCTTTTCTGAAGACGCACGCATTCTCTTAAGCCAGAGAATTCCCTGTGACAGTCAGAAACTCAGTGACCTCATAATAGAACAGATTGTTACAAAAGATACAGATACACAGACGCTGGAGCTTCTAAAAAACATGCAGGCCTTTGACAGAAAATTCTACAGTTCAGAAAAAACACAGATATACTCCTGGGACTGCAATTTCATAAAACAATCATTATCAGAAGCCGGATTCAAATTCAGTCTGAAAGAAGAATGTCTTATAGAAAAACGACGCATCAGCCCGGCCGAAGCAAACTTATGGCTTGATTCAGAAAACTCTCTTTACGGAAAAGAACTGGCTTCAGAAATTTCTTCAGCAGGCGTAGATAAAATACGTCAGCTTCTTATCAACAATATTTCAGACAGAATCTTTAACTGGAAGGCAGCAAATACATTCTGGTGCATAAAACTGTAA
- a CDS encoding TP0733 family outer membrane beta-barrel protein produces MKRLFTTACLLLALTFSAAAQTTEDDTIYFEPQHIENKAGDQNIRLALGLVFPLNFPDIPSLFETDGTQLSLGGMGSLGYHRFIAKDFALGFDVSFGFNPTIGSHIFNYVPILFSAMYQPTWNKLEFPLTLNIGFAWESYNNDNYFPGLIIKPEIGVHYRFNQDWSAGLEASYIFMPQFCELYGTGENYFGQFATISAVARYYF; encoded by the coding sequence ATGAAACGTTTATTCACGACAGCATGCCTTTTGCTTGCCCTGACCTTTTCTGCTGCAGCACAGACAACCGAAGATGACACCATCTATTTTGAACCGCAGCATATTGAAAACAAAGCCGGTGACCAGAACATCAGGCTTGCTCTGGGACTTGTATTTCCCCTCAATTTTCCTGACATACCTTCCCTGTTTGAAACGGACGGAACTCAGCTGAGCCTTGGAGGAATGGGAAGTCTCGGGTACCACCGTTTCATTGCAAAGGACTTTGCCCTTGGTTTTGACGTTTCCTTTGGATTTAATCCTACAATCGGAAGCCACATATTCAATTATGTACCAATTCTTTTTTCTGCAATGTACCAGCCAACATGGAACAAACTTGAATTCCCGCTCACCCTCAACATCGGTTTTGCATGGGAATCTTACAATAACGACAACTACTTTCCGGGACTCATAATCAAACCTGAAATCGGAGTACACTACCGCTTTAACCAGGACTGGTCTGCCGGTTTAGAAGCATCCTATATTTTTATGCCTCAGTTCTGTGAACTGTACGGAACAGGAGAAAATTATTTCGGACAGTTTGCAACAATCTCAGCCGTAGCCCGCTACTATTTCTAA
- the folD gene encoding bifunctional methylenetetrahydrofolate dehydrogenase/methenyltetrahydrofolate cyclohydrolase FolD: MSAVIIDGKAVAAKVKSDVAAKVASLNEKGIRPCLAVVLVGDNPASVSYVTGKRKALAEAGMVDRSVILPAETSEEEVLRLIDELNKDPEVHGILVQLPLPKHIDEKKVTNAILPEKDVDGFHPVNVGKLVTGEDGFLPCTPNGITVLLKEAGIETSGKKCVVIGRSNIVGKPMALLMLRKEFNATVTVCHTGTKNIAEFTKDADIVIAASGHPSTLTADMIKDGAVVIDVGVNRIPDSSKKSGFRLVGDVDFEGIKEKASFITPVPGGVGPMTIAMLIYNTLQAAENTLK; encoded by the coding sequence ATGAGCGCTGTTATTATTGACGGAAAGGCTGTTGCCGCAAAAGTAAAGAGTGATGTTGCTGCTAAAGTTGCATCGCTGAATGAAAAAGGAATCCGTCCGTGTCTTGCCGTAGTTCTTGTGGGAGATAATCCTGCAAGTGTAAGTTATGTTACCGGTAAGCGGAAAGCTCTTGCAGAAGCCGGCATGGTTGACCGCAGCGTAATTCTTCCGGCAGAAACTTCAGAGGAAGAGGTGCTCAGGCTTATAGATGAACTTAATAAAGATCCTGAAGTTCACGGAATTCTTGTTCAGCTTCCACTTCCGAAGCATATTGATGAAAAGAAAGTTACAAATGCAATACTTCCTGAAAAAGATGTAGACGGTTTTCATCCGGTTAATGTGGGAAAACTTGTTACCGGAGAAGACGGTTTTCTGCCGTGTACTCCAAACGGAATAACTGTTCTTTTAAAGGAAGCAGGAATTGAAACTTCAGGAAAAAAATGCGTCGTAATCGGAAGAAGCAATATAGTCGGCAAGCCTATGGCACTTTTAATGCTTCGTAAAGAATTTAATGCAACGGTAACTGTATGTCATACCGGAACAAAAAATATCGCGGAATTTACAAAAGATGCAGACATTGTCATTGCAGCAAGCGGTCATCCTTCTACTTTAACTGCAGACATGATAAAAGATGGAGCTGTTGTAATTGATGTAGGCGTAAACAGAATTCCTGACAGTTCTAAAAAAAGCGGTTTCCGTCTTGTAGGAGATGTAGATTTTGAAGGAATAAAAGAAAAAGCTTCCTTTATCACGCCGGTTCCAGGTGGAGTTGGTCCTATGACCATTGCAATGCTTATTTACAATACACTCCAGGCTGCGGAGAATACTTTAAAATGA
- the folE2 gene encoding GTP cyclohydrolase FolE2: MIDIQNTPDNREVPLEKVGVKNLKYPVKVLDKVNRTQATTAEVNLFVNLPHDYKGTHMSRFVDIFHKHHQDLGMKQFLVMLEEIRASLEAQQAFGSMKFPFFMEKTAPVSREKSIMSYTCTYEGEVRSDGSHDFFVKIEVPVTTVCPCSKAISAYGAHNQRGTVTVRLENSSLFWIEDVIELVENCASSGLYSLLKRPDEKYVTEHAYDNPRFVEDVVREVYVALKKFDKSEKPFSYFSIECENYESIHNHNAYATATYKA; encoded by the coding sequence ATGATAGACATTCAGAATACGCCTGATAACAGGGAAGTTCCTCTTGAAAAAGTTGGAGTTAAGAACTTAAAGTACCCGGTTAAAGTTCTGGATAAAGTAAACCGGACTCAGGCCACTACTGCAGAAGTAAATCTTTTTGTAAATCTTCCTCATGATTATAAGGGAACTCACATGAGCCGCTTTGTGGATATTTTTCACAAACATCATCAGGATCTCGGCATGAAGCAGTTTCTTGTGATGCTTGAGGAAATCAGGGCGTCTTTAGAAGCACAGCAGGCTTTTGGCAGCATGAAGTTTCCTTTTTTTATGGAAAAGACTGCACCTGTAAGCAGGGAAAAAAGTATCATGAGTTATACCTGTACTTATGAAGGGGAAGTAAGAAGTGACGGCAGCCATGATTTCTTTGTAAAGATTGAAGTTCCGGTTACGACGGTATGTCCCTGCTCAAAAGCAATAAGTGCGTACGGGGCACACAATCAGAGGGGTACTGTTACAGTACGTCTTGAAAACTCAAGTCTTTTCTGGATTGAAGACGTCATTGAACTTGTAGAGAACTGTGCTTCTTCAGGTTTGTACAGTCTGTTAAAACGGCCGGACGAAAAATACGTTACCGAGCATGCTTATGACAATCCTCGTTTTGTGGAAGACGTGGTCAGGGAAGTTTATGTTGCATTGAAGAAATTTGATAAAAGTGAAAAACCTTTTTCTTATTTCAGCATTGAATGTGAAAACTATGAAAGCATTCACAATCACAATGCTTATGCAACTGCTACTTACAAAGCTTAG
- a CDS encoding NAD(P)/FAD-dependent oxidoreductase: protein MVKEISICLLPEQETNQSIINSAIQKELKKAGINAQKNDITSVFIKKSIDARHSKIKLYLRYKVYIGEKPEDELNSLPDWKKTDGKTSVVIIGSGPAGLFGALTLLEHGIKPVILERGSSTSERKRDIAAISTKNIVDDNSNYCFGEGGAGTFSDGKLYTRSNKRGNIPLILKIFAHFGADKKIITDAHPHIGTDRLPAIINNMRNFIIECGGEFHFDTKAVAIMTESSSKKFSAVKTVNVKTGEEKIFRADACLLATGHSASDIYQMMAEAAPESLEAKTFAAGVRVEHPRELIDAIQFHGTKPENFGAAEYSLVTQAEDRGVYSFCMCPGGFVVPSASGQNQIVVNGMSAAKRNSKWSNAAIVVEIRPEDIPAEFKKQAEEKGCPALAGLLWRTWLEELTFKNAQGQKAPAQIMTDFMEGKLSEKLPASSYAPGVISSRLDQWLPAHISKRLKEAFPVFNKKMKGYLCDCALLIASETRTSTPVRILRDKETCESVCIESLYPAGEGSGYAGGIVSSAMDGVKCCNALAAKLCK from the coding sequence ATGGTTAAAGAAATTTCAATATGTCTGCTTCCTGAGCAGGAAACAAATCAGAGCATAATTAATTCAGCAATTCAAAAAGAATTAAAAAAAGCCGGCATCAATGCACAAAAAAATGATATAACCAGTGTATTCATTAAGAAATCAATCGATGCCCGCCACTCAAAAATAAAACTCTACCTGCGCTATAAAGTATACATCGGAGAAAAACCGGAAGATGAACTTAATTCACTTCCTGACTGGAAAAAGACTGACGGAAAAACCTCAGTGGTAATTATCGGTTCAGGACCTGCAGGACTTTTCGGTGCCCTCACTCTTCTTGAGCATGGAATAAAACCTGTGATTCTTGAACGCGGAAGCTCAACTTCAGAACGTAAAAGGGACATTGCTGCCATAAGTACGAAAAATATTGTTGACGACAACTCAAACTATTGTTTCGGAGAAGGCGGTGCCGGTACATTTTCAGATGGAAAATTATACACCAGAAGCAACAAGCGCGGTAACATTCCTCTTATATTAAAAATATTCGCTCATTTCGGTGCAGATAAAAAAATTATCACCGATGCACATCCTCACATAGGAACGGACAGACTCCCTGCAATTATCAACAACATGAGAAACTTCATAATTGAATGCGGAGGAGAATTTCATTTTGATACAAAAGCCGTTGCCATAATGACAGAAAGTTCTTCTAAAAAGTTTTCAGCTGTAAAAACCGTAAACGTAAAAACAGGAGAAGAAAAAATATTCAGGGCAGATGCCTGCCTTCTGGCAACAGGACACTCTGCATCAGATATTTACCAGATGATGGCAGAAGCAGCTCCGGAATCACTTGAAGCAAAAACATTTGCAGCCGGAGTCAGGGTTGAACATCCGAGAGAACTTATAGATGCAATTCAGTTTCACGGAACTAAGCCTGAAAATTTCGGAGCAGCAGAATATTCCCTTGTAACACAGGCAGAAGACAGAGGCGTATACAGTTTCTGCATGTGTCCAGGCGGATTTGTCGTACCAAGCGCCAGCGGACAGAATCAGATTGTCGTAAACGGAATGAGTGCTGCAAAACGAAACAGTAAATGGAGCAATGCAGCCATTGTTGTAGAAATCAGACCTGAAGACATTCCTGCAGAATTTAAGAAACAGGCAGAAGAAAAAGGATGCCCGGCTCTTGCAGGACTTTTATGGCGTACCTGGCTTGAAGAACTTACATTCAAAAATGCACAGGGTCAGAAAGCCCCTGCACAAATAATGACAGACTTTATGGAAGGAAAACTTTCTGAAAAACTTCCAGCATCAAGCTATGCACCGGGAGTAATTTCAAGCAGGCTGGATCAGTGGCTTCCTGCTCATATTTCTAAAAGACTTAAGGAAGCATTTCCGGTATTCAATAAAAAAATGAAGGGCTACCTGTGTGACTGTGCGCTGCTCATTGCTTCTGAAACCCGTACAAGTACCCCTGTAAGAATTCTTCGTGATAAAGAAACCTGCGAATCTGTCTGCATAGAAAGCCTTTATCCTGCAGGAGAAGGCTCAGGCTACGCAGGCGGAATCGTCAGTTCTGCAATGGATGGCGTCAAATGCTGTAATGCACTGGCAGCTAAGCTTTGTAAGTAG
- a CDS encoding alpha/beta hydrolase codes for MQIKTNRTKILLSLFFSVFLFSAHTEKVKKEVINIWQDVPSMKHCRVIMEAWIPEDCNGSAAIICAGGSYDHLGIITESYSTAKWFNSNKTAAFVLWYRVAKNNWHYPAMMEDFQRAVQIIRESSEKFKISPDKVAAIGFSAGGHLVCWAGEFGSRINHLAKLGIKTNVSLRPDITIPVYPVVTMDKDIGHAWSRKSLLGKNPSQEEMDSLSLEKNVPDDMIPTYLVACEDDPVVIYENSVRLAKALEEKNTDYFFKTYPWGGHGFGMLNNKFMKTFRWNEDLKTWLTERGFF; via the coding sequence ATGCAGATAAAAACAAACAGAACTAAAATTCTTCTTTCACTGTTTTTTTCAGTATTTCTTTTTTCTGCCCACACAGAAAAAGTAAAAAAAGAAGTAATCAATATCTGGCAGGATGTTCCTTCCATGAAGCACTGCCGCGTAATAATGGAAGCATGGATTCCTGAAGACTGTAACGGAAGCGCTGCCATCATCTGTGCGGGAGGAAGTTACGATCATCTTGGAATCATTACAGAAAGCTACTCCACGGCAAAATGGTTCAACTCAAATAAAACCGCCGCATTTGTACTGTGGTACCGTGTCGCAAAAAACAACTGGCACTATCCTGCCATGATGGAAGACTTTCAGAGAGCCGTTCAGATTATCAGGGAATCATCAGAAAAGTTTAAAATCAGTCCGGATAAAGTTGCGGCCATCGGATTTTCTGCAGGAGGACATCTCGTATGCTGGGCAGGAGAATTCGGCAGCAGAATAAACCATCTTGCAAAACTTGGAATAAAAACTAACGTAAGCCTCAGACCGGATATAACCATTCCAGTATACCCGGTAGTTACAATGGATAAAGACATAGGACATGCCTGGTCAAGAAAAAGTCTTCTCGGAAAAAATCCTTCTCAGGAAGAAATGGACTCTCTTTCTCTTGAAAAAAATGTTCCTGACGACATGATTCCGACATACCTTGTAGCCTGCGAAGATGATCCTGTTGTCATTTACGAAAACTCAGTCCGTCTTGCAAAAGCCCTTGAAGAAAAAAATACAGATTATTTTTTTAAAACCTATCCCTGGGGCGGACACGGCTTCGGCATGCTGAACAACAAATTCATGAAAACATTCAGATGGAATGAAGACCTTAAAACCTGGCTTACAGAAAGAGGATTTTTCTAA
- a CDS encoding lysophospholipid acyltransferase family protein, giving the protein MKTIDPKYDHSELPKPKNLLLHFYRCLGKCTAIIYFTIGGMILGSIVFPLIFLISWNKKIFKRRAQSFISMTFRHFTFMLRLLQLMELHVEGKDTLKNLKSTIVVANHPSLLDVVILISLIRNADCIVRGSLVHTPFVFVIKYLYLVNTLGSEEMFSLADKSLSDGTNLIIFPEGTRTPRHGTNSYKRGAGHIAYKSKKNILPVYIGGTDKYGLGKHDPYFSFLPDSKLVYTIKVLETVSIDKYSGLEEQIAARRITEDIKQILDKAKEEDPYADKNKQN; this is encoded by the coding sequence ATGAAAACCATTGATCCTAAATATGACCACAGTGAACTTCCAAAGCCTAAGAACTTACTCCTGCACTTTTACAGGTGTTTAGGAAAATGTACTGCCATTATTTATTTTACAATAGGCGGAATGATTCTTGGCTCTATAGTTTTTCCCCTGATTTTTCTTATCTCCTGGAACAAAAAAATATTTAAAAGACGGGCACAAAGTTTTATAAGCATGACATTCCGGCACTTTACTTTCATGCTCCGTCTCCTTCAGCTGATGGAACTTCATGTAGAAGGAAAAGACACTCTGAAGAATTTAAAATCTACAATAGTTGTTGCAAACCACCCTTCCCTTCTGGATGTAGTAATCCTTATTTCTTTGATACGTAACGCAGACTGCATAGTCCGGGGAAGTCTCGTACACACGCCCTTTGTATTTGTAATCAAATATCTGTATCTGGTTAACACACTCGGTTCTGAAGAAATGTTTTCTCTTGCAGACAAATCACTTTCAGACGGAACAAACCTGATCATATTCCCTGAAGGAACAAGAACTCCCCGCCACGGTACAAATTCCTATAAACGCGGAGCCGGGCACATTGCATACAAAAGCAAAAAAAACATTCTTCCGGTTTATATCGGGGGAACTGATAAATACGGCCTTGGAAAACATGACCCGTACTTCAGTTTTCTGCCGGACAGCAAGCTGGTTTATACAATAAAAGTTCTGGAAACAGTCAGCATAGACAAATACAGCGGACTTGAAGAGCAGATTGCCGCCAGACGCATAACAGAAGACATAAAACAAATACTGGATAAAGCAAAAGAGGAAGATCCTTATGCAGATAAAAACAAACAGAACTAA